CTTCGAGCACAGCCTGGAGATGAAGACCATCCTGGACGAGGGCGACGAAGTGAAGTTCAAGTCCTACTGCCTGAAGCACAGCAAGTCTAAAGGAGGGGGGGAGCCTGGCCTGAGCCCTGCACGATCCAAAGCGCCCCCCGAGGCTGAGAAGGGGGGGGCAGCGAGCTCAGAggctgcaggagctggaggaggagttCTTCACCCGGGTCCGGCAGGAGGACCTGGTGGGGGCCGTGGGGCTGTCGCTGCGCCTGGTCGACTTCATCTTCCAGTACTGGATGCTGAAGAGGAAGGCCAACTTCAACAGAGCGCTGCTGCCCCCCCGACAGGGCGAGGAGAACCTGGAGCTGCAACCGCAGGAGGACAGCATCCACACCCGCATGAGAATGTTCATGCACCTGAGGCAGGACCTGGAGAGGGTGGGTGCTGCTGCCTGGTGATTTCTGCTAGAGCGGCATGATCTTTAGcttttagcttagtggtggtgacctgaagtcatgtgactgtgctgtagttcctctatagcccaacattagcctcctttagcttagcggtggtgacctgaagtcatgtgaccgtgctgtagttcctttatagcccaacattagcctcctttagcttagtggtggtgacctgaagtcatgtgactgtgctgtagttcctctatagcccaacattagcctcctttagcttagcggtggtgacctgaagtcatgtgaccgtgctgtagttcctttatagcccaacattagcctcctttagcttagcggtggagacgtgaagtcatgtgaccctgctgtagttcctttatagcccaacattagcctcctttagcttagcggtggagacgtgaagtcatgtgaccgtgctgtagttcctttatagcccaacattagcctcctttagcttagcggtggtgacgtgaagtcatgtgaccgtgctgtagttcctttatagcccaacattagcctcctttagcttagcggtggtgacgtgaagtcatgtgaccctgctgtagttctttatagctcccgtgctgtagttcctttatagcccaacattagcctcctttagcttagcggtggtgacgtgaagtcatgtgaccgtgctgtagttcctttatagcccaacattagcctcctttagcttaatTAACATAAGCTTTTCACTACAGAAATCAAAGTGGTGAAGTTGTTTTTGCTACAGAGATTATCTTGCCTCATTTAAAGGTAGCAGATTATTAAAAGTGTGCAGGTCTTGTTCTtactgtctccctccctctctctctctctctctctctctctcgctctggtCCTGCAGGTGAGGAATCTGTGCTACATGGTGAGTCGTCGTGAGAAGCTGAAGGTTCTGCAGGGCAAAGCCCAGGAGCAGATGTTCAACCTCCACGTGAAGCTGCTGAACCAGGAGCTCTCTGCCGGTGAGCCATCTGCCGGCATGCTGATATGACTGCCAATAATCTGCTGTGATATTaccttgggcaagatactagAAACCACTAGATGCTCCTGATGGcatgaaatgtgtgtgactGTTGGATTCCTTGAGTGGCACATTGCTCTGTAAGAATGAGGTGTGAACgggtcgaaaagactggatGAAGCGCAATACAAAAACTGTCCATTTACCTCAAATCTGAAGCCTGTTGTCTTCCTTCCTCCGCAGgtcttccttcttcctcttctgcagAGAGCGTGCTGTTCCGTCCTCCTCCGAGGATCACCCTGAAGCTGAAAATGCCCAAATCCTCCAGCCTGGGAAATGGCGGTTCTAAATCCGGGAATGGGCCGCTGTGCCCGGACAATAGTGGGAATGTGACGGAGCACGGGGGGGAAGGGTTAGGTCTGGGGAAGCCTCAGATGCACGGACACAACCGGAGAGACGAGCGCTCCAACGGGCGTCtttcgtcctcctcttcctccagccgCCCGGCGCCGCCCTTCACCAAGCCCAGCGGGAAGCCTCTGGCCCTGCAGGCGGCGCTGCACGGACACGCCTCCCACAGCAACGGCAAATCCAACGGCCTGCTGGAGAAGCTAGTGTCGCAGAAGAAGGACAGTTCCTGCCAGACTCCCAGCGAGCAGGAAGCGTCGAAGAGCAGCTTTCGGAAGTCCGCCATGGAGCACTTTGGCCGCTCCTTCAAAGAGGCCACCATCAACCTGGTCCGGACCACGGAGGACCTGAGGGCCTCTGACAAACTGTCCCGGAAAGAGAGACTGTGGGCCAAACCGGTGTCGGAAAACCCGGTGCCGAGCGGGAGGCAGGACAGCGACGGATACTGTCCCGACCTGGAGCTCAGCGACTCGGAGCCCGAGGCCAAAGGGAGGCACCGGCGGAAACAGGGCGGGGCCCCGACAGACTCCCAAAAGAAACAGGGCTCCAGACACCCGGTGCAGAGGTGACGGCAGTGTGCACCCCCCCTCCAGACTGAAGCAACTGAAGCGTTGACTCTAATTCAATGCATTaggtcaacagatttcacttaatttaatttttagctccaacttaatattattgctttaaactcACCTAATTCAGCGGACTGAATTCTGCTGACTCGATCCATTTAAGTAGAGACTACGCTTCAGTCGTTCAGCGTAGTCTTCCTAAGTGTCTTTGTGAAACACGCCTGTACACTACAGCTGCAGAGATTCATCCTCAAAACTGTTAAAAGTATTTTGATAGATTTcattttttagaaaacaaaagacaaagatTCTTTAACTCCAGCTTCTtcaatgtgaatattttctggttttcttttctaaacaataaaaacaagacatctTAGGACATCCTCATCATCATTCTTCACCATTTTCTGGACCAAAAAAGCTAACaggtggtgcaggaatgagtccttaaaccgTGCCATGACTcggcattttagcacttcctgttccctcgtcttaaagtcaatggttttctgaatgtgtttttggttgttagcctgaaataaggtctgtggttcaCCACAGattgtggatttaaaaacagtagttgctaacaagtgtgtgaatgagacgactaaacgccaTCACGTCCcacgttagccgcctttagcttagcggtggtggagattatcctgctgaacaaaatgtgttaatatcATAACAGAGATTATTTCCTAACActtggaaaaatcccattggctttttgtggagggaaccagTGAGATGCTACATTTACCCCAATAAATATATGTGCAGACCTACTGTACGCAAAGATGCATTAAGGGAATTTTCAGCATCATCATCCATTGGTGTTCATTTAACCACAGAAATAGCCCTGTGTTAGTCCGTCAGATTTCCACGACTGCCTTGTCATGGCTGTAGTTACATTTTGTACTCTGCACAACTTTGTATGAAACACACAGGTTCATTTTGCCTTTCCTACTCAATCTGCTGTATGTGACATGTTGAAATTGGGATGTAAATACTGTGAATCTCACATGCTCTACTTTCAAAATCTAATGACCCCCAGAAAGTGAAACCCAGCATCCCCCTTTAactgtctctcacacactgttTCCACACAGGTAATACACTGACTGTCCATACTGGTCAAGTATTGGGGTTGTTTTATGAAGAGAAAGGCCTTTTGTGTGCTCAGTTTTACACCATTTGTAGAAATGAGCCTGAAAAACATGGAGCTTCTTGTGTGTAAGAAAGTAAAATGACATTCCCTGATTGAAAGCAGCATTTCTAAATCGAACGACAGAAAATAATTgcaaactattttgataattatGTAATTTTTCATGTGGAAAATGTCTTGAAAAGCCTAAAAAATGTTGGGATTTGCTGTTTTTGTCCTGTTTTTCTATCAAAGCGGGACATTAAGACGTGTTTTCCACAGATAATCAACACGTTCATTAGTTAGAGTATGTAGTTCCCTCAGCTCATCACATGATCCGCCTTCACTATCACTCCTTACCTTTTTATatgtgtctttttctgtttcttgtcaccttttttttgtgtaattaaAGACTGGAATAACTGGTTTACCGTGTTGGGATTATTTTGTTACCGGAGTCGATTTAGTATTTTGTATGGACTCATTTCTACAAGAAAAGCTTTAgttttgggatttaaaaaaagaaatgttggcATTAAAATGGTTTGTGTTCATAAGAAGGACATGATAAATATCTGaccacagtttttaaaaacaccagGACACTTACGATAGGGTTTGAGTTACCGGTGAGAGAAGCTAGAGGGCAGCAGCGCCACACTTCACTTAATGCACACAGTTTATGTAAGCATTATCTTTAAAGAAAGGGATTTAAAATGTTAGAATTCTTACAATTAATGAGTATATTCAGGTCAGGAGTAAACTCAGTCAAAGTACACCTTATGTGTATTAATATATAGTATTTTAATTCCACATTTTTGGAATTTggtacttttttttctgaaattgtgggcagtgttatttaaaaatgcaacatgaaaaaataaataaatgaaaatacaaatattttaatgtaaaataaataatgttttaattaattaaaaataaataatattttatttgtaattaattaaaacaaataatgttttaatttgtgtaaatatgtaaaaataaaaacctcaagttgtattttttattatctcaCAATACAACAAAAGGCCTCAAAATCAAAGtcttttaataaacaaatatcaCCGACACTTTCTTTTATAAATGAGAATATTTTATCTTGCAAAAACCAAAATATTGTGTTCATGTCAACATGTAAAATAGGAAGTAGGTTTTTATTATCCTTGATTGatattaatacaatatttaacagCAGCGACCCCTCAAAGCCCTttacatactacgagtcattcacccgTTCCCCCCTCAATCATGCAGAGCTTTGACTTTAGGTTTCAGCCAGCATGTAGAAACAGGAATCAAAATCACTGTTGAGTTAAACCTCAGCTGTTCgaggcagagagggaaaagTGATGGAGTTTGATTGTAAATCAGCAGCGTTGGCTTTTCCTGATGCAGTTTTCCTGGTTTCCACACACCGTTAGTGCTGCTGCAGGATTATTGAGCTGCTGAAGAAGCTGAAATAAATCCTGAGCGCCGCGATAtctcaaacaaacagaagacTTAATCTATCATCTGTTTCTGTGCGAAGGTCAGGGACCTGTTTACTGCTTTAGGTACATTTACAGATGTACCAAACGGTGATGTAtgggacacacactcacttagAGACATCCAAAACTACACATTTAAGAGGCAATTATACTAAAGAAtcataaaatctaaataatttacaaacagaaatgtgtcatAGAGGGACCCTGTGCACTTCAGACTGTTCCTAttctttacatgtatgtgaagagattttaaaaacCATCCAACATCTTTAATGGGGCGTTTCAGATTGGCTGATTGGAGAGTACCCGGGGGACCCCCTCATGTATGTTCCTAAAAATAAAGTGCCATAGAGGCTAAATAAAAGActaataaaacaagaaatgaaGAAACTTTTGAaataagatacaaataaatactacattttgtgcaaatgtcataataaaaaataataatacacaaataaatccataaaaaTAGGACGTTTTTGAATCTTATGCACATTGTTTAAAAcgcaaataaaaataaatgaatgtgtagatttaaaaaatgatctccagaatcagaatcagttaTTAACCCCAAACTGGGACCTTTTGTcgttacagcagcaaaacacaatatgaagcaaaacaaatcattagaaataaaaataaggaataTACAGACAgtaaatagtgcaatgaaatggaatatgaaatcaaatataatatagatGCACAATGTTAAGTGTAGAgagtgcatgttatgtccagttcactagagagttgtctgccagccagaggggaattaaaACAAGGATGGAAAGCAACCAATGGAGCCTCTCAGAGCAGTGGAGATCAAGCTCCCTCAAAGTTATCCTTAATATAACAAATACACATTGAATGAATCAGCTGCTATATGCTGCAGACCTGACAACGGAAccggaagtgctaaaatgctgactcatgcttgtgtttgaggactcattcctgcaccgctGTATCTCCGCGGCCCTCAGACAGCCTGAGTCCGCCCCTGCCCTCCTCTCAGCGGGCTCTTTAAGAGGAGGAAGCCGCTCTGCATCTGCTGATCCGCggatcctcctcctcctcctcctcctcctcctcctcctctcccaggCCCGCATGCCCCACAGCTCCGCCTCAGCAACGACAAACAGCCGGTGCATGTGGATCACCTGCAGCACAATAACCTGGACATTACTCCGTCATGGATCCCCGGTAACCGGAGGTACAATGCACCGGGCCCGCTGTGCTCCTCCTCCCCAGGGCTGAGCAGGTGTTTCCAGGCTGAGCTGCGGAGGGTCTGTCCTGCAGGTTTGGTTCTGCTCAGCCATGACATGTTGTGTGGGATGGACTTCCTTTAGTGTCTGTGTTTCCGTGTGCTGGTCGCTCCGGTTCTGCCGGTTCTGCAGGTTCTGAGAGGAAGCCGGTTAAagaggtgagagagaaactGTCTGTGCTGCAAGTATGGAAGAGTGAGACGGCCATGCATGAGGAAATACACAGGAAGGATGCAATTTGCATGATGAGAATAAAGTTCAAATGATGAGAATAGAGTTCAAATGATGAGAATAGAGTAGAACATTTGGaggatttgtttatttgtacagtTTGAGATTAAACTGGAACATTTCAGAGCAAAGTTGAAACTTCTCGAGGAAATTTTCACAAATTTGTTCGTTTTTTTTAGGATTTCTAAAAACaaattttaattcattttgagAATAAAGTTTCAATTTCgagaaacattttctttgaagtTGTTGGTATTAAAGGAGtagttctttatttttgctatttGAGATATAAGAATCAAGCTgaataataaagtcatgttttaaCATCCTGTCGTTTTCAATGTTTGTGAAAATCCAActctttcttacatttttacttttatttagaTATTTCGACTAACTTTCAGATGCTTAGATTGTTCTAAACTTTTTGGAATATttgaaaacagcagaaatgtcATGAGTACGTTTACAGGATTTCTGCTTTGTAATTTTTAGCAGGAGTTGGAAAATAGGAACTTGGAATTTCAAATTTATTCACAACCTATTTCAGCATCCCAAGTTCCTTCTGAATGTTTACTTTAGTAATATTTCAACTATATATCTTTGagatggacattttaaaattcaacctacattatttttctttatttctttgaattCTAGATTTTTATTctcatcatttcattttaattatgaaAAATTTGACCCAAaatttcaattacattttaggTTTAAAATGTATCCCTGAAAATCAGCCCTGACCCTCTTCTGTATTATTTGAATTGACATTACAGACTCCTCTCTACCTGCCAGGAAGGATCATAAACCCCTACCCCACGATTCATGTTTTCAGACCCTGGTTCTCAGCATGTCCTCCCGCCTGGAGAGGAAGCCGAGCCTGGGGGAGCTGCCAATGGAGAGCTGGATGTCCCTGCTGCCTCCCCCCCTCTGGGACACCCCGCTGAACCAGCTGGCCATCCCAggtagtgacatcactatgtaacacttgcgctcctattggctagcgctccaactcATTGTATGTGATAtcctaaaggggcgggacatctctaagcgttcagaccaatcacaacagagccggccagctaaccaatcagagcagactgggctgaaGGGAGGTCATCTGAGATGTTTGGTTTGATCTGTGATGCTTATTTTGTTAATTATAGGGAGACTGTTGTCATTTCTTACATGAACAGCATCATCATGATTTGCAATTGCTTTAAATCCATTTCATGACACGCTGATACGTCTACTTGCAGGCAGCCACAATGCGATCACGTACTGTCTGGATATGAACGACCGCTCTCCGGTGGACCTCACGCAGCCCGACCTGCTGCAGAAACTCGACAAATTCATGAAGCCTCTCATCCGGCCCTTCGTCTACAAGTGGGCCATTACACAGGTGAGACGTCACAGGGAATAAACAGAAACTGTGGAGAGATATTAGTTTTTAATAATCGCTCTTATTGTCTCCCTCTCTCGTGTTGCAGGAGGTCGGTATAAAGCAGCAGCTGGACTCGGGGGTCAGATACTGTGACCTGAGGATCGCTCACCGACCCAACGACACGTCCACAGACCTCTACTTCTACCACGGAGTGTACACCACGCTCACTGtggaggtaacacacacacacacacacacacacacacacacacacacacggttcatatcagtatgtagtgtctctactttaaagagtcctctcctgctgatgttcaggtgtatatcagtatgtagtgtctctactttaaagagtcctctcctgctgatgttcaggtgtatatcagtatgtagtgtctctactttaaagagtcctctcctgctgatgttcaggtgtatatcagtatgtagtgtctctactttaaagagtcctctcctgctgatgttcaggtgtatatcagtatgtagagtctctactttaaagagtcctctcctgctgatgttcaggtgtatatcagtatgtaatgtctctactttaaagagtcctctcctgctgatgttcaggtgtatgtcagtatgtagtgtctctactttaaagagtcctctcctgctgatgttcaggtgtatatcagtatgtagtgtctctactttaaagagtcctctcctgctgatgttcaggtgtatatcagtatgtagtctctactttaaagagcgtacgtagcctatcacgtacactGTGTTGGATAGTGACGTCTCTTGTGGTTTTCTACTTGGCCCTTTAGTTTACTTGTAGTCATCTTAgctcctgcctctcctctccctcctgcagGTAATCTTGGCAGTGTGTTGGTATGACCTCAGTAGTTGATACGGTTTGCCCAAAACACTCATAAAACAATCTCTTCTTCAGATAAGAACAGGACACCGCTGACGCACAGAGTCAGAGAGCAGAGACATCAGGGAGTCCCTCTCATCGGGTGGATTATCACTCCCTGCTAGAACAGAGCTCGCTTTGACTTGGTATCAAACGTAGATTATTCTCTTAGGAATAATGAAATATTGGAGAGCTTCAGAGCCCTTTGGGTTGGAGCTGTGTCACCTTGTCGCTGCAGCCAAATGTCATTGGCTTCAATTCCATTAAGTCTTCAACGTCTGACATCAGTTCGAGCTCTTCAGTGTCCTCCTTGTCTTCTGAGTCCAAATATTTCATCTCATCTttgttccagaagtaaaaaaggagtccaatggaggcgtttcagaccgTTTACTTACACTGAAACCCAGAGAACCACTTTGGAGCGGgagtagggcctctttaacgCGTGTCTGCTCTCTGCAGGCGGTGCTGCTGGAGATCAGGCAGTGGATGGACAGCTCACCCCCGGGAGGTGCTCATCCTCTCCTTCAGTCACTTCCTGGGCCTGAGCCCGGAGCTGCACATGCTGCTGGTCAGCACCATCCGCAGCGTGTTCGCATCCAAACTCTGCCCCAAAACGGTGAGACCCCCCCTGCAGAGGTTCATCGGGAGGCTGGAGGAAAATCTGCGTGCATCTTCTGTCAGCGAGTCAAGATGCAAAAAGGATgctaatttaatttgaatgcatttgaatagaaaaataataacgGCTGTCTTATCTctcttaaatatgttttcaggAGGTGCCGACCCTGCGTAACCTGTGGACCCGGGGCCTCAGTGTGATCGTGTCCTATGAACACGTCCTGTCCTGCAGCAGCGCCGACCTCTGGCCCCACATCCCGTACTGGTGGGCCAACAAGTGCCGAGCCGAGGAGCTCATCCAGGAGTTCGAGCGCCGCAAGCAGAGCGGCAGgccaggtaaacaaacacaggctgGACCGATCGGAGTTAAGGTTCATTGAACTGTAGATTTGCTACTCTGAACAAACGATGCAAGGGTCATTAATTCATAATAACGATTCACTTTAAAATACCATATTTAAAATTCCACTTCTGCACTTTATGTTTCAGGGGGTTTCTTCGTCACAGGCATGAACCTCACGGAGGACCTGAAGTACATCTGCACCCACCCCACAGAGTCCCTGAAGGACCTGGTGGTGTCCACCTACCCCCCACTGCTCAGCtgggtgctgcagcagagcccCGGCGGTGGGGGGGGCTCCCTCAACATCATCGCCGGAGACTTCGTCACGGAGAGCTGCTTCGTGCCCACCGTCGTCTCCCTGAACGAGAAACTGCTGAAACACTCCTCATGACTGCTCTCCaattatctcacacacacacacacacacacttgaagaaCCACGGCATGTTTAGTGGCAGTGAACGTACTTGAATTATTCGTTTCGATATAAAATGCACTGACGAAGAGGAGGATGTATATTTCAgactttttaatatttccacttttgtttacattcactATTTATGCAAATGTGCTGTATCAGATTTCAGGAGTCAGCAgagcaataacaacaatataaacaatgCAACTAATCTCACCTTTTAAGTTTTAGGTAAGCACAAGCGATGTATTTAACGAGCACATATGATTGTACCGTAGGTCCCAGACCTTTGTAACTCTGACGTGTCGGCAGCAGCTAGGTATATATTTATCCTCAGAGCGTAGAGTAGACTTGACACTTATGCAAAATGCATGGAAAACTAATTTGCATGAACCCAACCTCTGACTGTTTTACTCCCAAGCTGACTCAAGGTGAGGCcttgttttaaatgatgctGCGCCGCTGTGCCTGTGGAGATGAGCTTTTCCAATAAACATGAGCATTTTTAATCAAAGAGCCCTCGTTTCATTTCAATCAGCCGTCAGAATCAGGGAACACCAGTACGTTTGAATAcagtatatcttcttctttgATAATGTCCACATAAGTCACTTGTTTTGACAGTATTGATAAAGTAGAAAATGGATTAAATAAGTGGATGTTTCCCGCTGGTGATTCAAGTCAGTCAGGAAATACTTGAGTTGCACTGGtgatgtgtctctgttcctgtaTTTGCTTCTGGTTTTTGAATCAAAGATCAGGACAACATACGGTATATAATGAATAGATAAATAGATTGTATACAAAAGCTGCAGAGGATATGCAGGACTTATACAACAGCTTCAGAGGCTTTGTGTAGCTGAGTCTCCGTCAGCTGATTTGGCTAAACATGAGTATTTGGGTTCAGGTCCAACCACATTCTGAAAAGCATCAGAGTGCTTCTTAAAAGGCATCAGATCTTTTTCAAGTCTGATCTGTTCGTTACCTCAGTCTATTCTCTAGCCTATGTTATTATTTCTCTTACTTTTTCATTccctattttattgttttatgttcccttttttattcagttttttattctgtatttaatgattttgcatttcaattttattattttctattcacTTTTCTACTCTCTATTTTATTAATTGCTAgtaaaaaataatctattttcaatgtatttttccattcacattttattctttctttcttcattctctattttaatgtattcatttaattctctcttttttgttgcttaatttaaatgtattattatataatccttttccattttaatcatttcaatgatctattttattttattcttttatatcCTCCTTTCATTCTCTATTTTATTCGTTTCCACTATTTATTTGGGATTATTCTGTATTGTCTGTTTATCTGAACACGCTGCATGATGTCAGCCCCGCCCCCTTCTGACGTCACAGCCACGAGTTTGCGGAAGTGTAAACATCTGTATTCACcagaaacagaacagaaacCCACGTGACTTACCTGCAAAGCACCTCTTATAGCACCTGAAATACCACCACACTCAGAGCAGGAATGAggaacctcctcctcctgtaggtgtgtgtgtgtgtgtgtgtgtgtgtgtgtgtgtgtgtgtgtgtgtgtgtgtgtgtgtgtgtgtgtgtgtgtgtgtgtgtgtgtgtgtgtgtgcgtgtgtgtgtgtgtgagaggtggaTGGGTTAAAGGACTCAGATAAAGGATATCACCCCATGGTTAATCTCGGTTTGTGAGTTTCTCCTGCAGGCATGAGCACCATGAGCTGCAGCCCGGACTGGATGTCCTCTCTGCCGGAGGAGCTGTGGGACACCCCGCTCACCCAGCTCGCTATACCGggtaaatatttcacattttgcagTGGTAGTGATACAATAATTCAGATATGTATGTTAAAGCAGTGGTAGATAACAACATTTACTGCTTTCATTATACCCGGCTTCTTACTAAATTAACCAAGGACTTAACTCACAATGTCGATCCAAACGGCTTGTTGGTGATTGTATACATTTAGATGCTTCCGCTAGAAAAAATAGTACCAACAGCTGGAACATGAAACCTTTAACGATGGGGGGGAGTGGGTTTCTGCAGGGAGCCATGATGCCATGAGTTACTGTTTGGACATCAACTCTCCTCTGGTCCCGTCTGAGTCCGACTGCTTCCGGATCCTGGACGGACTGTTCAGCTGCTTCACCAGACCGACCATCTTCAAATGGGCCACCACACAGGTACCGAATACTGAGGGTTACCGGGaagtaaatataaacaaatactaATATTACAACTATTAGCATTATATTAAtacacaacaacagaacaataatcaaataaataataacaacaatatcataaatcacaaaataaattaataataaaaacacaaataataataatatacaattctaaaataaataataataataacaaatattataataatacacaagaacaataattaaataaatactaataacaatatcataaattaaaataataataaataacaaaatattaataacaaacacaaaatcttCTCTAcgtttgaatgaatgaaatgcaaGGCATGAAGTAAAACAATCATAGATGTATTTCCAtattttatgatttgttttcccTTGCAGGACAAAAGCATCGAGGAGCAGCTCTCCATGGGGATCAGATA
This DNA window, taken from Eleginops maclovinus isolate JMC-PN-2008 ecotype Puerto Natales chromosome 9, JC_Emac_rtc_rv5, whole genome shotgun sequence, encodes the following:
- the jade3 gene encoding LOW QUALITY PROTEIN: protein Jade-3 (The sequence of the model RefSeq protein was modified relative to this genomic sequence to represent the inferred CDS: inserted 2 bases in 1 codon), whose translation is MKRLHSSSSSDSSDNESPSTSFCSSNKYGGKPETPAADPKKPAEVFRKDLISAMKLPDSHHVSPEDYYLLADTWKQEWEKGVQVLASPDTIPQPSVRAVVEKPKELLFTLQRKFLQSSSQESTEPGYMNIKELSENMCRYDLDDMDLHWLHGLNTELQRMGEESIDELTMERVMEALETQCHGNMKHAMETVEGLGIEYDEDVICDVCRSPDSEEGNDMVFCDKCNICVHQACYGIVKVPVGNWLCRTCVLGIDPQCLLCPQKGGAMKATRAGTKWAHVSCALWIPEVSIACPERMEPITKVSHIPPSRWSLICSLCKWKTGACIQCSVKNCTTPFHVTCAFEHSLEMKTILDEGDEVKFKSYCLKHSKSKGGGEPGLSPARSKAPPEAEKGXGQRAQRLQELEEEFFTRVRQEDLVGAVGLSLRLVDFIFQYWMLKRKANFNRALLPPRQGEENLELQPQEDSIHTRMRMFMHLRQDLERVRNLCYMVSRREKLKVLQGKAQEQMFNLHVKLLNQELSAGLPSSSSAESVLFRPPPRITLKLKMPKSSSLGNGGSKSGNGPLCPDNSGNVTEHGGEGLGLGKPQMHGHNRRDERSNGRLSSSSSSSRPAPPFTKPSGKPLALQAALHGHASHSNGKSNGLLEKLVSQKKDSSCQTPSEQEASKSSFRKSAMEHFGRSFKEATINLVRTTEDLRASDKLSRKERLWAKPVSENPVPSGRQDSDGYCPDLELSDSEPEAKGRHRRKQGGAPTDSQKKQGSRHPVQR
- the plcxd1 gene encoding LOW QUALITY PROTEIN: PI-PLC X domain-containing protein 1 (The sequence of the model RefSeq protein was modified relative to this genomic sequence to represent the inferred CDS: deleted 1 base in 1 codon), encoding MSSRLERKPSLGELPMESWMSLLPPPLWDTPLNQLAIPGSHNAITYCLDMNDRSPVDLTQPDLLQKLDKFMKPLIRPFVYKWAITQEVGIKQQLDSGVRYCDLRIAHRPNDTSTDLYFYHGVYTTLTVEAVLLEIRQWMDAHPREVLILSFSHFLGLSPELHMLLVSTIRSVFASKLCPKTEVPTLRNLWTRGLSVIVSYEHVLSCSSADLWPHIPYWWANKCRAEELIQEFERRKQSGRPGGFFVTGMNLTEDLKYICTHPTESLKDLVVSTYPPLLSWVLQQSPGGGGGSLNIIAGDFVTESCFVPTVVSLNEKLLKHSS